tccattcttcattcgtCTTTGTAATTTCCAAACGCTTCTTTTCAActacaagatgacagtatctttcGATTAACTGCTTTGTTGTCTCGCCTTTAATTCTGGTAAAAATGTCAAATTCCTTCTTAATTAAggctttcttgctcttaatcatcgATACACTGCCTTGGAATTTCAGCTTCAATGCTTGCCACATCGACTAAGAATTATCTTCATGTTGTAGTAAAATGAGAATATCTTCTTTGATCGCCTGTTGATAAATGCTCACCATCTTCTTCTCAGCCTTGAAGTCAATCTGTTCAGTTTCCGTCAAACTCCCGATGCCCTTTTCCAATCCCATACCGTTAACTGGTGGTACATACTTCGCCTCTATTTTCATCCAACATTCGAAGTGattggcttgcacccagtttttgaaACGACCTGACCAACCCGCATATTCATCTAAACTCATGAGCTTCggaggcttttgcatcgtccctaATTCATTCTCCATGTTAACGTTCTGAACTATACTCGCCGGACTTTGCGTAACCGACATGCCGCTCCCCGcaaacaagttataaaaatcttgatgTTCCATTTTTAGTGACAAATTCGAAAATGTTTAACTTTTTCATAAACAAAttgtttttatcgaaaaactTTTAACACAGACTGAGTTTCCAACACTCGATCACGTACGAAATGGACTAAACGCTCAAACCATGACTTTTACACTAAAACAGGtcttataagcgaaatcagattttaaGTGTTGTTATGAGTGAAATTAGCTTTTGCTCAGAAGAGCGAAATCAGGTAAtgaccttatgagcgaaactagAGTGtaattatgagcgaaatcagatcttAAAACTACAAGAGCGAAATCAGTGGTACACTAAGAGCGAAACCTcagccatatgagcgaaacctctgatTTCGCTTTTACCGTATGAGCGAAATTAGAACCTTAGGTGACAaacacttgatttcgcttgaacgcACAAGCGAAATCACTTCAAGTACTTTCGAGCGAAACCTGTTCACGAGCCATTTTAGATCACTTTTAAGCTGTTTTTAGGTCTGAatttctcaagggtttgttattagacaATTTTACACTATGTGAtcaaatttcagtccattttaTCCGTCGGAAAGTCTAGAAACTCAAAATGTGCTAGAAAAAGGCTTTGATTTGGGTAAACTAGCTCAcgactggctctgataccaattatagGACTGTTATTGACAGTCgtttgagtcaatcagagctagttactaccgaaaatgcagcggaaatacaaaatcggcatgaatcaaagcagaaatggagtagaaacagaagtagaccactttaaaatagttttctcattaatctttcacaaaatacacgagcagcagttcggctacactggagacatgaacgtacaaaatgagaaaacaacacaACTATTTATAGGGGCAGggatttcgcttatatgaccatgtcactatgagcgaaatcatcttgttgggatttcgctcatatggcacattgtcactataagcgaaatctgaacattacaaacccaaattTACACATTAACCCACATAcattcataattaacacatctagaccctatacattgaataactaagactaagacgcaggctttagacattcgtgcatcaACACCTTTGCTAAATTTCATACGCTAATTCTTACATAATTTCAATGTAAAATAAAAACTTTTCAATGTGACCTTGGGGGCGAATTCGATAATCAGGCCTTTAAAAGCTTTGCCACCCACCATGGCCTATTATTTTGCTTCTCTTTCCCCCAAACCTCTTCTCAGAACGTACGGCCCGAACATATGATTTGTCGTTTAAACGACATCATACGCGCCCTCCTAATCCACGCAAACCTACCCCCCATTTTTTGGGTCGAAGCCCTTCACACCGCCGCATACCTCCATAACATATTACCCACCAAAAGATTAAATTTCTACACACCTACCTTCGCCCTCTATCTTCGTCACCCCGATTACAAGCATTTACGCGTTTTTGGGTGTGCTTGCTACCCCAACACTTCCGCCACCCAACCCCATAAACTTCACCCTAGAGCCATCCGTTGCATTTTCCTTGGTTATCCTCCGAACTTCCGAGGATACCGGTGCTTCGACCCTACCACTGGTAAAGTCCATATTTCCCGTCATGTTACTTTTGACGAAACCACTATTCCCTATACCATCCCACAAACGCCTACCACTTATCATTTTCTCGATGACTCACCCCCCTGGTTTCTCATTCATCCCTCATTCACCTACCACTCAGCCTTCACCTGTCACTCCCTATCCCATCACTTACAGTCGTCGCCCTCGGCCTCCTCCTACCTTTTCCGTCCCATCCACCAAGGCCCAAATTCCACCCATACAACCCACAGCCTCACACCACCGGCCCACCTCCTATTAATCAACATCCCATGACTACTCGTTCCAAATCCCGTTCCACATCCACTTCTATCCATCTCACTCCCAATACCATCTCACCGGTCCCGAAAACCTATGCCAAGGCCTTTGATGATTTTAATTGGTTGAGTGCTATGAGGACAAAATATACTGCTTTACAGGATAATGATACTTGGGAACTCGTTCCTAGACCGACTGACCGCCCCGTAATATGTTGCATGTGGCTATTTCGACATAAATTTCGGTCTGATGGTTCTTTGGAACGCTATAAGGCCTGTTTGTTTGTCAACGGGAATTCTCAGACTGTCGGGATTGATTGTGAGGACACGTTTAGCCCGGTTGTTAAACAACAACTATTAGGACTATTTTATCTTTAGCAGTCACCAGGAATTCGCCGATTCATCAGCTGATGTCAAAAATGCTTTCTTACATGGACATCTGAATGAAACAGTGTACATGCACCAGCCCCCGGGCTTCGCTGATCAACAACATCCCCAGTTTGTATGTCGCCTTAAAAAGTCCTTGTATGGTCTCAAACAGGCGCCACGAGCATCGTATACACGGTTTTCAACTTTTATCACATCACAGGGGTTTAAAAGCAGTGCATGTGACCACTCTTTATTTGCATATTTATTGCTATATATCGACGATATTGTGTTAACAGCTTCTAATGACACTTTGCTTCAAGATATCATTGGCACTCTCTCACGAGAGTTTGCTATGACCGACTTAGGACGTCTGCGTCATTTTCTTGGCATCAAAGTTGATCAACTGCCTACCGGTCTCTTTTTTTTATCACAGCATCAGTATGCAAAGGAAATCATTGGGCGTGCCAACATGACTGCTTGCAAGCCCTGTCACACACTTGTGGACCTCTCGTCCAAACTCAGTGCCTCTGACGGTCCCCTTGTAGCAGATCCCACTTTGTACCGCAGCCTTGCGAGGGCCGTACAGTACCTGACTTTTTCTCGTCCAGATATTTCCTACGCTGTCCAACAGGTTTGCTTATTCATGCATGACCCACGGGAACCCCATTATGCTTTCATGAAGCGCATTATACGGTATATACAGGGTACGCTTGATTACGGGATTCGTATTGTTAAATCAAGGAGTCATGACTTAGTTGCTTACTCAGATGCTGATTGGGGGGGTTGTCCTGATTCGAGACGTTCTACTAGTGGCTATTGTGTGTTTTTTGGTAATAATCTATTGTCTTGGTCTTCGAAACGGCAACCTACTGTTTCACGTTCGAGTGCTGAAGCTGGGTACCGTGGGGTTGCTAACGCAGTTGCGGAAGCCACTTGGCTACGCAACTTATTACTTGAGCTGCATACACCCTTACGAAAGGCCTCCATCATATATTGTGACAATGTGTCGGCTGTCTATCTCTCGGATAATCCTATGCAACATCAATGTACAAAACATGTCGAGATTGACATTCATTTCGTCCGTGAGAAGGTTCGAATCAGACACATTTGGGTATTGCATGTTCCATCTGCTCTTCAGTATGCGGATATCTTCACAAAGGGGCTCTCTAAGCAGTTGTTTCAGTCATTCAGATCCAGTTTGAGTGTTGGACCCTCACCCATTCAAACTGTGGGGGAGTCTTAGCGGATATtcttattatattattatttagatGAATATCGTATATTTGTTAGAGATAGCCTTTGTATTATTTAGGTGTATCTTTTCCGTATTTACAGTTTAGGGTTAGCTTGTATTGTTCCCTATAAATAAGGGTTCTCTTCATCAATAATAATCATCAGAGAATTTCCCAGAACCTAAACTTTTATGGGTACCAAAAACTCTCTAACCTTATCATTTCAAGACCGTCATGTACAGCAGATCTTGTATTGCGATTctggaagctccaagcacatgacagGGAATAGGAGCTTACTTAGTAATTATCAAGAAAAATGGGTGAATTTGTAAATTTTGGAAATGGGGTTAAGGGAAGAACCATGGGTTATGGTACCATACAGTATGGATCATTAAGCATTGAGAAGGTTTCCTATGTTGAAGGTTTGAAATATAACCTACTAAATTGTGGGCAATTCTGTGACAGAGGCTTCCAGGTAACTTTCTTACCAGAAAAATGTTTACTGGTTGGTTTAGATTGTAACAAAGTATATTTAAGTGGCAAAAGAATAAGAAACTCCATCTATTACTTTGACTTTAGAGAAGAAATAGAGCATCCACAATTGTGCTTATTTTCGACAGAAAACAAAGGAAATAGCTAGTTATGGCACAAAAGATTGGCCCATTTaaattttaaaactttaaatcaACTAGCAAGCAAAAATTTGGTATAAGGCTTACCTATCATTTGATCTAAACAGGATAAAATGTGTGAAGCATGTGAGTTTGGAAAATCAAAAAAAGGCTCACATAAAACAATTTCTGAATCATCAATTTTTGAAAATTTAGAACTTTTACACATGGACCTTTGTGGACCTATAAAAACTGCAAGTTGTTGGtgcatgaaatgtctgttgactacgtttattttaagtcttaggtctagataggttgtacggagTCGAAAATCAGAAAACTAGGGTTTTAGAAATAATTTCGCTCATAACGACATATGTGTCAATATAAGCGAAATCATGTTCTTGGTATTTCGCTCCAGTGTACACTTAGTTGGTGATTTCGCTTTTAGGGTTAGTTAGGGGTTTCACTCCAAGATACTagggggtttcgcttatatgagcacatctataaataccccatgtgtGATTTCATTTAAaaccattggagcgaaatcaggtcttGTGCTAGGTGACGAAACTCTATCAAAATctactcagaaagcattaatagagaaggaaattgaaaggaaaagttgttgttactttgtctacactgattccgcctttgtacgcaaagatgaactgccttaactgactttttctggtcaaacaacggtccaacaagtggtatcagagctcaggatgaggagttcatactactacagcttgattctaccaaattctcttacttctactcacttcttctcatacttttctgatttgaactagttcctacggttgaaatggactgaatttcgagtataacgtgtgaaacatagaaataacaaaccctagaaagaatcaagttaaaattcggactaaaaatggtaaaaattaactaaaaaccTGATTGCGCTTTTACGGACATCAAAGGATTTCGATTGAAATtgcttgatttcgctcataaagACATAAattgtctgatttcgcttttagatacattctgatttcgctcttaggAACTTAATTGTTTGATTTCGCTTTTGAGGACATATTGCtgatttcgcttatcagtcaaaagctgatttcgctcaagtGTACATCATGATTTCGCTCGAGTGTACattttgatttcgctcataagtgatttcgctcgaaatcactgtttttcaaaatttcgaaaatttttctaagtgtttgctgatttgtcaggtacattcaagatggatgacattttcatgaacccgtttagcgacatgtatgcatttgctggaaattcgggagatgatacatctacaagcaacaacaatgagaacccgccaaatgccaagaagaaattatcggatgctttggaggttgaaagtgcttttggaacttacaacaaaccaccgaagttgatggctattgaggagtatagtcggtaggcaaagaaattcgaagattggttgatggcttttgcgtTTCCGAGTTGGAAGAGTCTCAAAAAATGGATACGATAATGGAGGCAAAGAGGGTGAAACTTTATCAACATCTGATGAGATAGAGtcgtttgttgctgagcagaaatgTGTGGCATTGTTGTTTCAATCTGTTCGTGAAGATATAATCTCTCTGGTCGAATACTCTagtgcaaaagatctctggaaaaagttagaaaagaaatgtttaggaagtactgaaatcgtgaaaaacaaaaagaaacttcttaggaaagaatttgatttgtttgggtgtttaaagaatgaatcggtttcaaaaatgattgagaggtttgggcacctgaagctgAAACTAGCTAGAAATGGAATTAAGTATCCTGAAGATGAGCTAGtagacaaattgttcgattcattgcaagacgagatggattggcaatattatgcgatgatgctgaaaaatactatcaagGATCCAGAAGTGTTAactgtagatttgctgattgagaaactcgagagtcatgagttggaattgaagaagacacacaaagtcagtcactcatcgtaccagcagaacttggatatgtattatccaaagagcatgatgccaaagaacaattctcccaaaactgcgttttcttCTGAGAATGTCTCCACAATGAACAAAGAAAGTCAGAGCAGTGaatatcacagtggttatcacagtgggtCGTCTTCAAATTCAAACCAGTCTGAGGCAAAGAACTTGTTTCattgcaacatcgctgtagacatgaagaatgctcagaatttcagcgaggagtcggctaagcagcagATAGTTTTCCTAGCGTCAGTCttagaatcttatgaaagtcttgttgctgggaagattggcaacactaacctaacaaaagaggactatgatcaaatcgatcctgaagaaatggaattaattgACATAAGGTCGTGCATGGCCAGTGCTATTCGTCgagctcagcgtttcatggaaataaccggcaggaaattaattggtggaccatctaccaagttggggtttgacaagtccaaggtgacatgcttcaagtgtaagcagaaaggtcacttcaatcGAGAGTGCAGAAACGCGTATGCTGACGAGTCTGAAAACCCGTTCagggaagattactacaagaaggcgatatatcatcaaaacaaatcggagccgccaagaatgaagcagattgaaaagaagaaagagaaatctagagctcttgcggtgatttatgatgatgagggttatgactggagtgaactgctaccagaggaagatgcggttggatacgctttcatggcaaagaatgaacgtgttccgtggaaagacaacagaaatgaagaacagaagtataattacagaaggttgttggccacaaacagaatgatcagaatatctggtatcttttcggaagcaaagagagcaaatagatgggatccagacagagagtgttatcttgacccatatggaaacattgctattgaccaCAACACTCTTGATCTAGaggccataatcaaagagttaaaagatgaagatgattattggcagaataaatggtggggaacaggagacgagaaagagaaagaagagaaagagaagaaggagagagaagagaaagagaagtcaaagaaagttgatactgagatcattgacactactcaggagttgactgctgaaaatctcggaaagatggctgacaaggtgctggcagctaaggcgattgaggtagattctattgagtctaaaagccaggtcagttcaaacacgtcaacgactgaatcaggtaagaaagttaatggggatgttgattgcaaaaattgcatcaaagaatgcaaattttgtaatacgatcacgtatctcaacggaaagAAGGTTGAGGATCTGACAGCTAAGGTTAGAAGTGTTGAGAATCAAATTTTTGATCAtgacaagatggttaaagcttTAACTGAACGGAccaaagaattaactaacaaaattgaaaatgataataCTGATCATGAGAGAATTAGGCAAGAGaatgaaaagttagttcttgaaaaccgtcgaattactgaaaaatttgagaagcttaaaagcacaatgaaagataatgatgatcaaaatggtaaaacttataaagaaaatgttcaactaaaaACTCTGCTAagattaaaagaagaatcaatcaaccaacaactggatgaaatcgctaaattgaaacttaaagttcaagaggctgaaattgaaaatgagcgaatccagtcaaagcttaacagttacaactccgcaagctttgttttgcaacacattgttcccaaacccatcgggaaaaacaaagctggcgaagatgtttattctgatggaactggggtgggttttcatagagttccaccttCGATTCTGGAAAATtatacgaaaaagcaatctgggttggttgaaatcgaggaagagaatgaagttaaactttcggagaacattgatgttactttttcttcatcatctgatgatagtgttcggacagagattgttaagagtacagctgaaagtgttttgatgtctgattcagctgaagatgatggatgtttcttagataaatacattctgaaacaaaaatccaaaaacaacttaaatgatgaacctactcttgtcatgtacaagatgtcgggatctgataagttgtattcggattcagagtttcccattgagaatctaaatgtgaaaaagttaacaaatgttttcaaattggttgaagttgaatTGTCGGAAGTGAACagtctgagtcaaacaaagagacaaatgaattttggaaaagataaatcatactacaa
This genomic stretch from Helianthus annuus cultivar XRQ/B chromosome 8, HanXRQr2.0-SUNRISE, whole genome shotgun sequence harbors:
- the LOC110870145 gene encoding uncharacterized mitochondrial protein AtMg00810-like, producing MHQPPGFADQQHPQFVCRLKKSLYGLKQAPRASYTRFSTFITSQGFKSSACDHSLFAYLLLYIDDIVLTASNDTLLQDIIGTLSREFAMTDLGRLRHFLGIKVDQLPTGLFFLSQHQYAKEIIGRANMTACKPCHTLVDLSSKLSASDGPLVADPTLYRSLARAVQYLTFSRPDISYAVQQVCLFMHDPREPHYAFMKRIIRYIQGTLDYGIRIVKSRSHDLVAYSDADWGGCPDSRRSTSGYCVFFGNNLLSWSSKRQPTVSRSSAEAGYRGVANAVAEATWLRNLLLELHTPLRKASIIYCDNVSAVYLSDNPMQHQCTKHVEIDIHFVREKVRIRHIWVLHVPSALQYADIFTKGLSKQLFQSFRSSLSVGPSPIQTVGES